TGCCTGGGATGGGACGAGGAGGGGGTGGGCGACGGCGGGATACCCCACGCACAGATTTGGGAGGGGTTGCACACGGGCTGTGGTGGTGTTACGTTTGGTGACAGTGGTGACTGGGCTCGGGGTACGAATCCTGTGTTTCCCGGGTGGGCACGGTAGCTCAAAGTGGAGCGCGCGTTTTCGCGAGGTGTCGGTTCGAATCCGGCCCGTGCTGATACGAGGGGGAGTGGATGACGCCATTTGTGGGGTTGGACGCGCGGCAGTTGGGGGCATTGTGGAATGCGTTCCAGTGGTGTCAGGAGCATTGTGTGATTGACGATGCCGAGGTGGAGGGTCAGGGGGTGGAGTATTACAACCTATCGCGGTTGGGGACTGGCCGGGTGGTGATGCGGCTCAAGCGGGAGGGGGAGGAGTAGAATGTCGGAGGAAGACGCGCTGCGCACGGCGGTGATGCACACGTCGGTATACTGGGATTCTGTGCTTGCCGGCTGTGATGAGCATTGCCTGATGGACGTTGAAGTGGGGGGCTACCGACTTGGTGGGCCGGGCGTGGTGGCCCTCTACGTTCACCTGATGGAGTGTGTGAATGGGGAAGGGATCGAGGCCGAGGCCGGTGGGTGATCCTGGCCAGTGGCGGACCAACTGGGAGGCGATCTTTGAGCGGAAGGACGGTGGTGGCGGGGATCGACACGACGCGGGCGGTGGCTCGGGCACGGGCGCATTACGAGGCGCTGGCGGCGACGGCGGAGCCGGCGGAGTGGGAGGGGATCGCCCGGAAGGGGCGGAATCTGGTGGCCTGCCTGTCCTGTGGGACGCTTGGGATGCGTTCCGGGAGCGGCGTGGACGAGAACTGGCGGCGCGCGGTCGCGTACTGGGATAGGGCGGACGGATGAGCGGTCGCACGATCTTGGAGGAGCGGCCGCACGACGGACCACAGAGCGCGTTTCTGGCCAGTCCGGTGTTCGAGGGGGGCTACGGCGGGGCGTTGGCGGCGGGCAAGAGTTGGGCGATCACGCGGGGCGGGCTGCGCTACATGACCAACGGGAACGCCCGGGCGATCATCATGCGCCGGACCTTTCCCGAGTTGCGCGACCTGATGGACAAGGCGCACCAGATCATGCCCTTGCTGGGGCTGACGTGGTATGCGAGCGAGAAGCGGTGGGTGCACAGCAACGGGTTCCGGCTGGAGTTCGGGTACTGTATTGGCGGGGCCACCGAGGTGGTGATGGGTGACGGGTCACACCGTAGGATGGACGAGATACGGATTGGTGATTACGTCCAGACACTAGAGGGCCAGCGCCGCGTGACCGATCACTGGTCCGTCGGGTGGCGCGAAGCGGTGGATGTGACGGTGGAATCGGTGCGATCAACGATCAGCCAGCATCATCCGGTTTTGACGGGAGATGGCCAGTGGAAGACGCCCTCTGAGATTGAAGTAGGTGGCGAAATCGTGCGTACAGAAGGGTCACGGAACACCCAAGCAACTGGACTGCCGCCCGGATGGTTCGCCCGGCTAGCGCAATATGTACCTGATCGTCGGTTAGTGGCTTCATCGGAGTGCGGTAGCGAATCGCAGAGTGGCGACGACAGTGCTCCGATGTCGAAAGTACTTCCAAGTTCTCCGGTCGGTTGTCCCACGGAATTTCGTTGCGGTGATGTACCTGTTCGCCGGGAAGTAGAAGGCGGCCCAGAGAGCACTCGGCAACCAGACGATGCTGGTAAACGTGACCAGACCGGGCAGACCCCGGATGATCTGGAGAGTATTCGAGGACGTACCCCGTGGGGAGGCGCTTGGTACTACCACCCCTACACGAAGGATCGCCGTCCCGTGATCGTGGACGTCCGCTCTTGCTTGGCTGAAATGCGCCCAGTGGGTGCAAAGGCATTATGGGATATGACGGTTGAGGGTGCTAATCATTATATCCTAAAATCTGGAATTGTCAACCGGAACTGTGAGTCGTTTGCGGACGTGCAGCAGTACATCGGGCAGGAGTTCACCTACATCGGGTTCGACCAGCTGGAGCAGTTGCCGGAGGAGCGGATTTGGACGACGTTGATGTCCCGGTTACGCACCACGGACGCTTCGATCCCGCTGATGGCGCGGGCGACGTTCAATCCCGGCGGTCCGGGCCACGGGTGGGTGAAGCGGCGGTTCATTGTGCCGTGTCCACCGGACGGGACGCCGATCTTTGACGAGTACGGGAACACGCGGGCGTTCTTCCAGGCGACGATCTACGACAACCCGACGCTCCTCAAGAACGATCCGCGCTACTTGCAGTACCTGAAGTCATTGCCGGAGACCCAGCGCCGGCAGATGTTGAACGGCGAGTGGGATGCGGGCGAGGGGATCGCGTTCCCGGGGCTGACCGATCGGTCCCATCTGGTGATGGGGCAGACGGTGGTGGACCGGAGCTGGAACCTGTTCGGCGCGTTCGACTGGGGGTATGGCCACAAGTGGGCGTTCGGGCTGTTTGCCGTCCTTCCCGGTGGGCGGATTCGGGTGGTGGACTCGGTGATGGGGAGGCGGCATACCCCGGACATGATCGTGGAGCGGGTGCGTGAGCTGCTCAAGCTCCACGGGCTGAGCTTTCAGGATTTGCAGTACACAGTGGCGGGCTCGGACGTGAAGATTCGGGAGGAGTCCCGGGGCAACTACGGCCCGAGCGTGCTGGAGCAGTTCATGATGGACGGCTGGATGCTGACCAACGCGGACAACTCCCGGGTGGCCGGCTACCAGAATGCGCTGTTGTACGTGGACCGGAAGCGGGTCGAGTTCGCCGACACGGCTGGGAATCAGGTGGGGCTGCGCCAGCTGATGGACATGGCGACCGACCCGGACTTCCCGAACGACGTGTTGAAGGTGGACGTGGACCCGGAAACGGGCGAAGGTGGCGACGACTGGTACGATATGTTCCGCTACGGGCTGATGTCGCGGCCGGTGGCACGGGCGCTCCCGGGCGGGGGCGCCAACAAACTACCTGACCGTCACTTGCCGTGGGACCAGCGGGCGGAGCGAGCATCAACGAAGACGTTTGCGCTTCCAGCCGTCGCGCTCCCCGGTAAGGGCGGGCCAGGATCTACCTCAGGGGAGGTCGTGTGAACGAGTTGCCAGAGACGTTGATCCCGGTCGGGGATCGGATCGTGGTGAAGCCGGAACAGGGCGAGAACAAGTCCAAGGGCGGCATTCTGGTGCCGGAGATGGCCAAGGAGCGCCCGGTGCGCGGGACCGTGATCGGGCTGGGCACCAGCGTGAACGCGATGGTGTTGCGTGAGGGCGTGATCGTGGTCTACGGCCAGTACTCCGGCACCGAGGTCGAAGTCGGCGGCGAGAAGCTGCTGGTCCTGCGGGAAGCGGACATCTTCGGGGTCGTGCAGTGAGACGGCTTGCTGGCGGCATCATCGGGATTGTGCTTCTGGCGTTGGGGTGTCGTGGGGCGGCGCCCGGTTCATGTCGGGCTGGACATGTGTGGGTTGACGCAAGGTTGTCGGCGTCCAATGCCTGTGTACCGACCCAACGCTACGACGACAGTGTGAACACAGCATTGCGAGCTGCAATCGACTCACTACGGTCGGTGAAGCCATGAGTGGCGAGCTGATGGCCCGGGAAACCCGGCACCCGCATTCGCTGTATGATTTCGTGACACACAAGCGGCTCATGCAGACTGAGATCGCCATGATGGCGGAGTTGCGCGGGCTGTACGAGCAGGTCGAACAGTTGACCAAGATTCTGGGAGTCTTGGTGGGAGGTGGGTCGGATGGGGAAGTGGTTCAACCGAGCGGCGACGAGCCCAGCGGACGAATTGCTGGCGATCTACCGCGAGAAGGTGAAGACGCTGGAGGCGGAGAACCGCCGCCTGCAACTGGCGCTGGAGACGGAGAAGCTCCGCATACCGGAGGCTGATGCGGTTGACGGGGTTGGGCAGTTGCCCGACGAGATCGAAGACGCCATCCGCAGCCGCTTCTCCTATAGCCCGATCGCCTCGGGCCTGACCCGCGCCGCCGTCCGCGACATGATGCGGACCTCGCGGAACATCGACGCCCTCCAGGTGCTGGACAACCTCGGGGAGCAGGCATGACCGCCCCCGCCATTCAGGGTGAGGTCGAGGCCCCGGTCACCAATCGCGGGGCCGCGCCCGAGACCAGCGGGAAGCCCGCCGCCCCCAAGTACGGCTTCTATCTCGACGAGAAAGACGAGGCGAAGGCCGCGAGCCGGGCGACCGAGGACTTCGAGCGCAACCAGAAGCATCACCGCTGGCTCGCCGCCGTGTGGAAGCGCAACAAGTGGTGGCGCGAAGGGCGGCGTTTTGTACAAATCGAGAAGAATCAGGACTTGTCGTCCGTCCGGCTGGTGCAGCCGCTTGGGGGTGGAGAACCTCCCCCCGATGCCCAACCTGACCGACCAGTTCACGCGCTCCACGATCGCGATCATGATCGCGGACCCGCCCCGCCCGGAGTGCGAGCCGTCCAAGGACGACATCGAGGCCCGGGATTCGGCGCAGGCGTCCACGCGACTGCTGACACAGGCCGTGAGCGAGTCCGGCCTGAACACGGACGGCGTGTACGAGACGGCGCTGGACGTGGCCGGCACGTATGGCTCCGGGTTCGTGGAAGTCTGCTACGACCCCAAGGGCGGCGGGCTCCAGCCCATGACGATCGCGGCCCGGGTCGGTGCGATGACCGAGGAGGAAGCGGTCCTGGGCGACGGCCCGATGACCCGCAAGTTCGTGATGCCGGACGGCACACTCAGCGACTCCTCGGCCGGCGCCAAGAAGCAGTGGCAGCCTAAGGTCCAGCTCCACGTCCTGCACGGGAATCAACTGCGGTTCCTGCCCAGGATGTGCCAGGGGATCGAGGACGCGCAGGGGGTGGTGATCATCCGCTACGAGTCGTTCGGCAAGCTGGCCTCGATGTACGAGCGGGTCCGGTCCATGACGCCGGAAGATCAGTGGGTGATGTGCCAGTGGCACCCCAACGACAAGCACCGCATCATCCCGCCCGACCTGGAGTACCAGCCGGTGCGCGACCCGGATACGTCCGTGACGCCGCCCGACGACTACCCGGTGGCCACAGTGCGGGTCTACTACCGCTCCCACGAGGCGTACCCCTATGGGTGCCGGGCGGTGTTCGCGGGCAACAAGTTCCGGCTGGAAGCGAAGCCCTTGATGGCGCAGACCCCGGACGGCAACGGCGGGATGCAGGACCAGCTGATGTCGCTCCCGGTCGCGCAGTTCCGCTGGCGCCGGCAGGAAGGCAACCCCTACGGCCAGACGGACGTCGAGATCGCCGGGCCGATGGATGAGCAGCGGGCCGCGATCTTTGTGGGCCGGCAGGAGCGGGCGTGGAAGGCGAATCGCCCCCGCGCGATCATGCCGTTCGGCACCACGATCCAGCCCGAGGAATGGTCCGACTGGGAGAAGCCGTTGCAGGCACCGCCGGGCGGGAAGCCCGAGTGGTTCCCGCTGGCCCCGGACGACGGCACCTCGGTGGACATGATCGAGCGGCTCAAGGCCGAGATGATGGAGGTCTTCGGCATCACGCCGATCTCCCTCGGTCAGGTCGCCGGCAGCGTCCGGTCGGCCGAGCAGCAGAAGACCGCGATCGAGCAGTCCGTGGTGGCCCTCTCGTCCAAGCGCGCCAGCTTCGAGGACGGCTACGAGCGGATGCACCGGCTGATCTTGGAGGCGTACCGGGCCTATTGGGATGTCCCCATGCTGCTCCAGTACCAGACCGACGACGGCGCCTATCAGGTCGAGTCGCTCCTGCGGGAGGATCTGGGAAATACCTCAGCAGTGAGAGTTCGGCGCGGCTCGGGCACGATGCTGTCCGCGACCGCCAAGAACGACCTCATCATGCAGCAGGCCCAGATTATGGGGCCGCAGGAAGCTACCCGGTTACTGCGCGACAACCTGGCCCCGCTGGTGGGGCTGCGCGACGAGCCCGCGACCAAGCGGATCAAGCGGCAGCTGCATCGGTGGCGCAAGGGGCCGGAGCCTGAGGTGGCGCAGGCCAAGCCGCAGCCGCAGATCGACCCCGCGACCGGCCAGCCCGCGATCGACCCCATGACCGGGCAGCCGGTGATGGTGGACCCGGTGGCGCAGGCCGCAGCGGCGGTGTTCGAGCAGCTCCCGGTGGACGACGAGCAGACGGTCGCCGCGCTCCAGCACGCGGAACTGCTGGAAGCGGTGTCCGAGATGGACATGCACGCCCATCCGCCCGCATGGAATCAGGCGCTGGTGCAGCGGTACCTGTACGCCCGGCAAGCGGCCGGGATCATGACCGTGATGGAGCAGCAGCAGCAGGCCGCGCAACAGCAGCAGGCGCAGGCGCAGCAAGCCCAGCAGGAGCAGGAAGGCAAGCGGGCCGAGAAGCAGGAAGACCGCGCCCACGAAGCCAAGGAGCGCGAAGCCTCTAGCGAGGCCGAGATGCAGCGCGAGCAGATGCGGGCAGCCGCCCGCTCCCAGATGCCCCAAACAGGAGCCTGACCGATGTGCAGTATTCAGCCCACAGCAAACACGCCGTGTCCTAGGTGTGGCCATTGCCCGACATGCGGCCGCAGTAACCCGCAGCGCCTCATGGCGCAGCCCATCTGGTTAGTGCCACAATACACGGGGTGGTGGTTTGGGCCGATTGTGACGAACGTCGCTACCAGCGGCACAATCACGACCACCGGCGGTGGCCAAGCTGTGGGTGCCGGAACGACCCGAATCGGGTAAGTGTATCGTTTCTAACCAGTCCCACTTGACAGTGGGCGGAGGCTGACGTAGATTTATGACCGACAACAATCCTGTAGCGGACTTTGAGTCCGAGCTGGACCGGGCGTTCAACGCGGCATTGCCGGACGACTCGCCCGAGCTGGCTGTACCGAGCGGTGACGCGGAACCTGCGAAAGCGGACGCGCCCCCGGCCCCCGACGTATCGACACCCCAGATTGGGGTAGATCGCGGGGATGGACGAGACGCCACGGGGAAGTGGGTTGGGAAGGGACAAGAGCCCGCGAAAGCGGGCGAAGGAATGCCCGCTCCCGACGCTGTACTGCCGGACGCTGAGGTTGAGGCCGCGAAAGCGCCCGATCCGTTCCGGGTAAGGTTCCGAGGTGGCGAACACGAGGTGATCCCGGGTGCGGTCGTTCGAGAGGACGGCCTGTTGGTCCCGAAGGAGCACATCCAGCGCGCCCAGGAACTGTTTGGCCGTGCCCTCAAATATGACGAGGAGCGCGCCCAAGTCAAGGAGCAGTTGTTGAGGTCGCGGCAGGCGGAGTCTTCGGCGAAAGCCAACGAGACTGCGATGCAGGCCGAGATCAATCGCCTGTTCGAGATCGCGGGGTTGCAGAACGACGAGGAGCTGGCCGTGCAAGCGGTGCAGTACATGCTCGAACTGCGACAGTCCCGACCGATCCTGGAACAGCGCATCGCCCTCGAACGCGAGAAGGCGGAGCTGGCGTTGCAGCGCGAGTTGCAAGCCCCAGACCCTGAGCAGACCCGCGAGCACGTCACCCAGCAGGTGGTGGGGACGGCCGCCGAGCATCTGCGCTCCTTCGAGCCGCACCTTCAGGGCCTGACCGAGGAGGATGGACAGACGATCCTCCAGCGGGTGATGGACGACCCCGAACGATATGCCTACCGGGTGGGACGCACCCTCAGCGAGCGCGAGCGCGCCGCCGGGGTCCAGCCGGGCGAGGTGGTGTTCGATGTGGACGCCCTCTACCGCGACGTGCAGGTCTTGCACTCGTACCGCCAGAAGATCATCGCGGCGGAAGCCGCACAACGCGAGGCCGTGAAGGCCGCGCAAGCCAATGCTCGGGCGACCGCGAACGCGGCGCCACCGCCCCCCGCTCCGACCACCAACGGCAAGGCCGAGGCCGACAAGCCCCGCCAGATCGCCAAGGGGCAGACGTGGGACGAGTTCAAGGAGAGCTTGGCGTTTACCCTCGATTGACCTAGGAGGCCACTATGGCCTATTCCGTAACGACCTCGCTGACCGACCTCCAGAAGCTCGGCAAGCAGGTCCACGCAGGCGTCTTCCTCGGCGCCGTGAAGCGATCCGAAGCGTTCAAGCGCTTCAAGCAGTTGAAGGACTTCGACATGAACCTCTCCCAGTGCAGCGTGACGTTCACGCTTGACCTGCTGGAGAACGGCGTGGGGTCGTTCATCGCCGAAGGTGGGCGCGAGTCCGATCCGAAGACCGTGGCGCCGGTTGACGCGACGGTGACGTGGGCGAACTACAGCGACCGCTGGTCGTTCACGAAGACCTCGCAGTACCTCGACGCGAAGCACACCAAGGGACTGCTCATGAAGCAGGCCAAGTTCCAGACCATCAAGATGGTCGAGGGACTGTGCAAGCGCGTGGGCATCGCGTTCTACGGCGCCTCCTCGGGCGTCATCTGCCAGACCTCCACGAACGCCACGCAGGCCAACGGCACCTACACCCTCGAAGACGGCTTCGATCAGAGCACGATCGACAACCCCGAGTACCTCGCGGGCATGTTCACCACGAACGACCGCGTGGCGCTGGTGCGCTCGGGCACGATCGTGACGAACTCCACGGGTGGCGACGTGACGGCCCGCTCGCTCTCGGGCGGCACCATCGCGGTCACTTGGGGTGGGTCGGTGGACTCGGACGCGAACGATCAGGTCGTGTTCTCCAACTCCTCGCTGTCGGACGGCGGGACCGGGCTGGCGTACACCGACTACAACAAGGCGCCCTACGGCCTGACGGAAATGGCCACCACGTCCTCGCTGTTCGGTATCGCGACCTCCTCGTATGACAACTGGGCGGCGGCGCACTCGGATACCTCGGGCGGCGACCTCACTGGCACGAAGCTCAAGAAGGGACAGCACGAGATCGGGTTCAAGGGCACGGGCGCGAAGGCGAACCTGCTCATCATGGACCCGGGCGTGGCCCGCCGGCTGTACCAGACCACCTCGAACGCGGTGCAGTTCAACGACCCGCTCGGGATGGAGATTCTCGGCTCGGTGAAGACCGGCGGGATCAGCAGGAGTCGGAAGACCCGCTCTGCCCCCCGGGCTGGGCGTTCCTCCTCGACGACCGCGAGTTCATGAAGTGGTCGCTGGTGGACTTCCCGAGCGATACCGCGACCTCGCTGGAAGGGCTGGAGAACTCGAACATCGACAAGCTGCAAGACGTCAACGGCAGCGTGTTCGCGTTCGATCTCCCGTTCAACTTCCTGACGAAGAAGCGCGCCGCGATGGCCTACTGGACCGGCCTGACCCGCGCCTAAGCAGTGATCGAGGGGGTTGGCATGGCGCCGGCCCCCTCCCACTGACCTGACCACACACAAGGAGTACCTATGGCTGCACCGTCCAATGTGACCGTGCCCCTCCATCGAATTGGCCCCGAAGAGGCAATCGACCTAATCTATCAGATCGTCACGCAACTGAACTTGCTGACAGGCGCCGTGCGCGCCGGGTTCACCAAGATCGACGCCGATGCTGGTACTGGGATGGACACGGACTACTTCGCAACCATCGTGGATGCTGCCGGCTCACACCCGGTGCAGCAGATCACACTGACCGAGGGGCTGTAATGGCGCAGGTGATTCGGTGGGAACGGGAACCCCTCCCCGCGTGGGAACACGAACTGGGACGGATCAGCGGTCCCACCGAACACCTGTCCCACTTGGTGATGAAGTGGGTGCCGTTCGCGAACCAACGCCTGGCGCAACGCTGGGTCGTGTTCGAGGCGGTCCCCTTTCCCTACTGCTTCCCCGTGCTGAACCAGATGCGCGAGGAACTCCTGCTCACCGATCCGTTGGTGCGATGGGCGTGGGAGTATGCAGAGCAACACAATGCGTTTCCGGTCCCCTTCTGGGTAGCCCAAGGCCATGCCCTCGGGCACCCGACCGGGTACAACGTGATCGAGCAGGCGCAGGCCACGGTCGGCCTCCTGCCCGACAAGCCGCCGGTCATCGGTGAGCTGGAGTACATGGAGCCGAACGCGCTGATGTTCGAGGCGATCCGGCGTCGCAGTACGATCAACCGCAAGCTCAAGAACGCGATGGACGAGCGCGCGATGATCCGGGACGAGGCGCAGCGGAAAGCGCGCCAGACCCTGTTGGACCAGACCGAGGCCCTGTTGTCGGACTCGGTGGAGGCGGCGACCCGCGAGTTCGTGCAGTCCGCGCCCGTGATGGAGCGTGGGCAGGCGAACCGGGCCAACGTGGATGACGAACACCTCGCCGAATAC
Above is a genomic segment from Gemmatimonadota bacterium containing:
- a CDS encoding co-chaperone GroES; this translates as MIPVGDRIVVKPEQGENKSKGGILVPEMAKERPVRGTVIGLGTSVNAMVLREGVIVVYGQYSGTEVEVGGEKLLVLREADIFGVVQ
- a CDS encoding HNH endonuclease — translated: MPLHPLGAFQPSKSGRPRSRDGDPSCRGGSTKRLPTGYVLEYSPDHPGSARSGHVYQHRLVAECSLGRLLLPGEQVHHRNEIPWDNRPENLEVLSTSEHCRRHSAIRYRTPMKPLTDDQVHIALAGRTIRAAVQLLGCSVTLLYARFRHLLQSQRASSTGHLPSKPDDAG